One region of Acropora muricata isolate sample 2 chromosome 13, ASM3666990v1, whole genome shotgun sequence genomic DNA includes:
- the LOC136895484 gene encoding tetratricopeptide repeat protein 28-like, producing MEVGDRAREEKAYQNLPYAFQSLDDFRKAIKYHEKHLEIAIEVGDRVGEGNAYGNLGNAYQLLGDVRKAIEYHEKHLEIAIEVGHRVGEGNAYRNLGNAYQLLGDVRKAIEYHEKHLEIAIEVGDRVGEGGTYRNLGNAYRSLGEFRKGIEYHERHLKIAIEVGDRVGEGSGYGNLGITYQSLGDFRKAIEYHEKHLEIEREIGDRTGEGTAYGNLGNAYESLSDFRKAIEYHEKHLEIAIEVGNRVGEGSAYGYLGNAYQSLGDFRKAIEYHEKHLEIAIEVGNRVGQGNAYGNFGIAYRSLGDLRKAIEYHEKHLKIAIEVGDRDGEGNGYGSFGNTYQSLGDFRKAIEYHEKHLEIAIEVGNWVGKGNAYGNLGNAYQSLGDVRKAIEYHEKHLKIAIEVGHRVGEGNAYGNLGNAYYLLGDFRKAIEYHEKHLEIAIEVGDRVGEGSAYGSLGSAYRSLGDLRKAIEYHEKHLEIAIEVGNRVGEGGTYGNLGNAYRSLGEFRKGIEYHERHLKIAIEVGDRVGEGSAYGNLGIAYQSLGDFRKAIEYHEKHLEIEREVGDRTGEGTAYGNLGNAYQSLGDFRKANEYHEKHLKIAIEVGDRVGEGNAYGNLGNAYYLLGDFRKAIEYHEKHLEIAIEVGDRVGEGSAYGSFGSAYRSLGDSRKAIEYHEKHLEIAIEVGKREGEGNAYGNLGNAYQLLGDFRKAIEYHEKQLEIAIEVGDRDGEGNAYGSLGRAYQSLGDFRKAIEYHEKDLEIAIEVGNRFGEGNAYGNLGNAYQSLGDFRKAIEYHEKHLEIAKEVGDRVGEGITYHNMGGEYCSLGQFEIALDMFVSAVKVFNTLRSFLKSEDDWKINFRELYDTSYCAKWRLLLRIGKTDEALFAADQGRAQTLSDNLLIQYGLALPSSDVTFDSKERISRFLTELTIPIIFLATEGLAINIWFLRRGKEIAFRKQRLEASITGKDPIRVVLEAILEKIRPGNTAETCEDRTFGRELYNEFPSSGEVCGEEVGNPPLFPSNNAFKPFYDAVIGPIEDLLGPEDDELVIVSDGALCFIPWAAVIESIRIRIVPSLKSYQLISSVPEGYHKKTGALLVGNPCLEQLKNPLHALPCAQKEVEMIAAILKNTPLVGKQATKAEVMKRMSSVGLIHIAAHGDVVTGQIALSPNPGWTQFPKEEDYILKMSDVQAANLRARLVVLSCCHSGRGRILKGEGVVGIARAFLAAGARSVLMALWAIDDEATMEFMKRFYQHLKEGKTASAAVHQSMKSLRESEEFSEMWYWAPFQLIGDDVKIEFDANISEYQ from the coding sequence atGGAAGTCGGTGATCGtgcaagagaagaaaaagcatACCAAAATCTCCCTTATGCTTTCCAGTCACTTgatgacttccgaaaagccattaagtatcatgagaaacatttagaaatagcaatagaagtcggtgatcgggtcggagaaggaaacgcctatggaaatctcggtaatgcttaccagttatTGGGTgacgtccgaaaagccattgagtatcatgagaaacatttagaaatagcaatagaagtcggtcatcgagtcggagaaggaaacgcctatagaaatctcggtaatgcttaccagttatTGGGTgacgtccgaaaagccattgagtatcatgagaaacatttagaaatagcaatagaagtcggtgatcgggtcggagaaggaggcACCTAtcgaaatctcggtaatgcttaccgctcATTGGGTGAGTTCCGAAAAGGCATTGAATACCATGAGAGACATTTAAAAAtcgcaatagaagtcggtgatcgggtcggagaaggaagcggctatggaaatctcggtattacttaccagtcattgggtgacttccgaaaagccattgagtatcatgagaaacatttagaaattgaAAGAGAAATCGGTGACCGGACAGGAGAAGGAactgcctatggaaatctcggtaatgcttacgagtcattgagtgacttccgaaaagccattgaataccatgagaaacatttagaaatagcaatagaagtcggtaatcgggtcggagaaggaagcgcctatggatatctcggtaatgcttaccagtcattgggtgacttccgaaaagccattgagtatcatgagaaacatttagaaatagcaatagaagtcggtaaTCGGGTCGGAcaaggaaacgcctatggaaatttcggtattgcttaccggtCATTGGGTGAcctccgaaaagccattgaataccatgagaaacatttaaaaatagcaatagaagtcggtgatcgggacggagaaggaaaCGGCTATGGAAGTTTCGGTAAtacttaccagtcattgggtgacttccgaaaagccattgagtatcatgagaaacatttagaaatagcaatagaagtcggtaaTTGGGTCGGAaaaggaaacgcctatggaaatctcggtaatgcttaccagtcattgggtgacgtccgaaaagccattgagtatcatgagaaacatttaaaaatagcaatagaagtcggtcatcgggtcggagaaggaaacgcctatggaaatctcggtaatgcttactacttattgggtgacttccgaaaagccattgaataccatgagaaacatttagaaatagcaatagaagtcggtgatcgggtcggagaaggaagcgcCTATGGAAGCCTCGGTAGTGCTTACCGGTCATTGGGTGAcctccgaaaagccattgagtatcatgagaaacatttagaaattgcaatagaagtcggcaatcgggtcggagaaggaggcacctatggaaatctcggtaatgcttaccgctcATTGGGTGAGTTCCGAAAAGGCATTGAATACCATGAGAGACATTTAaaaatagcaatagaagtcggtgatcgggtcggagaaggaagcgcctatggaaatctcggtatcgcctaccagtcattgggtgacttccgaaaagccattgagtatcatgagaaacatttagaaattgaaagagaagtcggtgatcggacAGGAGAAGGAactgcctatggaaatctcggtaatgcttaccagtcattgggtgacttccgaaaagccaatgaataccatgagaaacatttaaaaatagcaatagaagtcggtgatcgggtcggagaaggaaacgcctatggaaatctcggtaatgcttactacttattgggtgacttccgaaaagccattgaataccatgagaaacatttagaaatagcaatagaagtcggtgatcgggtcggagaaggaagcgcCTACGGAAGTTTCGGTAGTGCTTACCGGTCATTGGGTGactcccgaaaagccattgagtatcatgagaaacatttagaaatagcaatagaagtcggtaaACGGGAgggagaaggaaacgcctatggaaatctcggtaatgcttaccagttattgggtgacttccgaaaagccattgaataccATGAGAAACAGttagaaatagcaatagaagtcggtgatcgggacggagaaggaaacgcctatggaagtctcggtaggGCTTatcagtcattgggtgacttccgaaaagccattgagtatcatgagaaagatttagaaatagcaatagaagtcggtaaTCGGttcggagaaggaaacgcctatggaaatctcggtaatgcttaccagtcattgggtgacttccgaaaagccattgagtatcatgagaaacatttagaaattgcaaaagaagtcggtgatcgggtaGGAGAGGGGATTACTTACCACAATATGGGTGGAGAATACTGTTCTCTTGGACAATTTGAAATCGCCTTGGATATGTTCGTTTCCGCTGTGAAAGTCTTTAATACTTTGAGATCTTTCCTGAAGTCTgaagatgattggaaaataaactttcgtgaaCTTTACGACACGTCGTACTGTGCCAAATGGAGGTTGTTGCTGAGAATTGGAAAGACCGATGAAGCTTTGTTTGCTGCTGaccaaggacgagcgcagacatTGTCTGACAATTTGTTAATTCAATATGGACTTGCACTGCCCTCATCAGATGTCACATTTGACTCCAAAGAGAGAATATCTCGATTCTTAACAGAGCTTACTATCCcaattatttttttagcaactGAAGGACTTGCGATCAACATCTGGTTCCTGAGAAGGGGAAAGGAGATTGCATTTCGAAAACAGAGGCTAGAGGCTAGTATCACAGGCAAAGATCCCATACGCGTCGTACTAGaagcaattttagaaaaaatcaGACCTGGTAATACGGCAGAAacatgtgaagatcgcacatttggcCGCGAACTCTATAATGAATTCCCGTCTAGCGGAGAAGTGTGTGGTGAAGAAGTTGGAAACCCACCATTGTTCCCTTCAAACAATGCTTTTAaaccattttatgatgcagttattggacCAATTGAGGATTTGCTTGGACCTgaagacgacgagttggtcattgtttctgatggtgcgctgtgctttatcCCTTGGGCCGCAGtaattgaatcgattaggattcgcattgTCCCCTCTCTTaaaagttatcaattgatctcaagtgtacccgaaggctatcacaagaagacaggggcgcttttggttggAAATCCGTGCTTAGAGCAGTTAAAAAATCCTCTACACgccttaccatgtgctcaaaaggaagtagaaatgattgcagcaaTTCTTAAGAATACACCTCTAGTCGGaaaacaggcaacaaaagctgaagtgatgaaacggatgtcgtcagttggtttaattcatattgctgcccacggagaTGTGGTCACTGGGCAAATTgccttgtctccaaaccctggatggacccAATTCCCGAAAGAAGAAgattatattttgaaaatgtccgatgtacaagcggccaatcttcgagctcgtcttgtggtgttaagctgttgtcacagtggacgaggcagaatcttgaagggtgagggtgtggtcggtatcgcacgtgccttcttggcagctggtgctcgttctgtgttgatggccctgtgggcaatagatgacgaagctaccatggagtttatgaaacgtttctaccaacacctgaaagaaggaaaaaccgccagtgctgctgttcaccaatcgatgaaatcccttcgtgaatctgaggagttttctgagatgtggtactgggctccatttcAACTTattggagatgacgtcaagattgaattcgacgCGAATATCAGTGAATATCAGTGA